The sequence ACAAGGCTACACAGAACGACGGcagacagtggtgtaaagtacttaagtaaaatttctttaaagtactacttgttttttggggtatctttactttactatttatattttttataacttttacttcactacattcctaaagaaaataatgtactttttattttCCCTGAACCCCAacgtacttgttacattttgattCCTTAGCagtacaggaaaatggtccaattcacccacatatcaagagaatatccctgctcatccctactgcctcatgTCAGAGTTGGAGTGCGCCTCTGACTATCcgttaaaaaattaaataaaaaattgtctggtttgcctaatataaggaatttgaaattatgtaTAGTTtaaattttgatacttaagtatatgtttgaaattacatttacttttgatacttataagtatatttaaaatcaaatactttcagatttttactcaagtagtattttactgggtgactttcacttcagTCATTTTCTCTTAAGGTATCTttccttttactcaagtatgacaattgggtactttttccaccactgacatGCCAATATATGCCCACTGGGGAGTGGCTTATGGAGCGCTCTTTGAAATAAGCGCTCGTGTTGTCATATATCAACGGATCAAGTAATCTCGCCACACCGGCCCACCAGTTAGGCAGGAAAATCCCATTTAAAGCCAATGTATGCTTGATCCAATAATATGGTCAGAGGCTTCATATGGAGGGTGTGACGCACTTGCGGAGCCTCCGGAGGCATGCAGAGTCCAAATCAAGCCGCATCGCCATGCCCCTATCAAATTGTATATCATTGCAGAGAGCTCTGTAttgctccgcattgacatgatcaGTTCACtgtaggtgggggagggaggtccTTTATAatcacaaactcacttccttgacaacttccttcacaaccgCTCTGCTCCATGAAGCGAAAAAGTATGGTTGCTCTGACTTCTGCGGAGTCCGCATCACAGTAATGCTACTGCAGACATtggattgaccatgcagcgccTTTCATGCTCATTTATATCCACTAGCTAGCTACTACTAGTAGAGGTACTAATTTAATGGCactgcatggtcaatctgacatcTGCATTGGCCGTGGAGCATTTAGGGTGATACGGCCTCTGCAAAGTCAGGTCATTCATACTTTTTGCACTTCGCTGAGTTAGTTCTATTAGCACGCTAACTTCAAGATAAGTTAAGCATTTTAGCTAACATTACTATTTTTATCTTGTCACACAAATGTCTAATCTTTTCTCTGTGCTGCTGACAGTACTGCAGTTCAACCGGCTATGTGTTGTGAAAATTATATTTGGGGGCGTGTACTTCCAGGTAAACATTTCAATAAAAAATGTGATACATTGTTATTTGTTTTCTGTTACTCTGTACCCAATTTGGAAACCATAAACAAGAAAATTAGTTGAGATCCAATTTTCAACTAGAAAAATTATGACATTTCCTCATTCGACCTTGCCTAGATGAAATTAAATAGAAGTTATCCATAAGCACAGGGActcacatggatgggcattcataaaattccaTTGCAGACAAACACTGTAGGCTACAACCAGGACTGGGCCTGCTAACTGACATATACTGTTCAATATCAATTCAGTTGATGAAATACCTTACTTAAATGTTTCAATTGCACtattttataaaaacattttgaaaagaGTATTCATAGAGCTGTGTGAAGTCAGCGATCAGAGAATCACTATGGGCCAGCGGGCCACAACAGTTTAAGCTACTGTCTGCATCTCACTGGCATATTAAGGGGTGTGGGGGACCATTGGTTGGTAGATTGTTTCATGACCTAGTTTGATGTGCAATTCCACCAATTTACATGAAACAGTCACGAGAGACCACAAGTGTCATTATTTGCCTTCTATATTTCTCTACCCTTTGGAAAATTATATATCAAGTCTAACACATATGAATTTATAACATGGTTGAATATGAGAACTTCTGACAATGTTTACATTCATCTTTATTAACATAGCGTTGCCAGTACATGGGCATGAAAGGTTACAAATGCCTGATAATCAtataaaataaatcaatcaatggtCCTCACAGTATGAACTAACAAAAACTCAATTGCGTTCCAGCAACACATAGGCCTATAATAGTTTACACACTGGTAAGACGACAGCAATTAAAGACTATCataattgaaaatatatttttcagcTACATGATATCATAGTGGCTGTTTGAATGAAAAGCCACAAGCAATTGCAAGACATATTTCTTTAGTAAAAAGGGCAAATAGGGGACAGAACCAGCTGGCTCACAAGACTCCAAGCAACTGCAAAGCCACTGCGATGGAAAGAATGATGACTCCAAAATAACCAATGTACCCATAGGCACCCTTCATCCTCTTGGCTGgatctggggggggggggaatagaATTATTATAGTTTACAGCCATTTAGAAAATGCTGAATAAGAGTGTGATTCTTCCAATCATTACCTGCTACCATTTTGCAGAATGTGGGGATATTTCAGCACGTTTCACATTACATTTTCATAAAATACAGCTGTAGTACTAATTTCCATAATGGTATACAAATGATAAAATGCCGTTATGGTTGAAATACTGAATAGTTGCTAAAAGCATATCTAATCTACAAGGAGTGTATTGGGTGTTTAACCTTTTTCACTCATGCCCTGTGACCCTGTTTGTGAATTATTGAATGGAAACTGGCTCAAAAGTAATAATCAAAGATAAGAGGTGTTCATGTCATGATGTGCAATGTCATTACAACAGATGGTCTTACCTCCGGTGTAGTAACCCCAGGCATAGGAGAACCTGCTGGTGACCCAGATGGCTCCCAGCACAGCTGCAGAAGTCTTATAAGTGGAGGGATGAGTGATTGGGTAACAAGAAAAAGGGTAAAACACAGAGTGAGGATGTCAGACAGTGTAACAGCCAGTGAACTGTCAAATAGAGAAGACGCTGAATCATTGTCACACCACCAGTGAGGTGTGGCCTATACTAGTATGTGCTGTTGTTGGTTGTGTAAAGAGGACAGATCAATGCAGCACATGCTGTCAATGATCATCCAGAGAACATGGTATGCCACTCCCACTTGGTTGACTTATCAGAAAATTACACTGGTGATAAACCTTTCTTTAGAAGCATTTATCTATCAGTATTTACACAGGGATAAGGTCAATAGTGCACTTTGTGTGAGTTGACAAAAGAATGCTGATCAACTAGGTAGTAGCATGCAGTAATTTGGAAAAAGATTTAGAGGATTTTAAAATGGGCGACTACTAGTTTCTGAATGTGGTTGTGAAAGAGCCACTCAAATGTAAGCTGACATTAAATCCAACCCATGTGTGTGGCGGTGTAAGTGATGTAACCTGGTAATGCTGGTTTGTGTAAGCAGATACGTACTGGATAGACAAGAGCTGCAATGGTTTGGAACACAAGCCACTGTGGGTAGACCTCTAGTGTGTTCTGGTGGGCCCTCTGGATGCAGTTGAACACCTGCTCCTTGTCACTGTACATGGTAGGGTACTGCCCAGTGGAGGAGAAAACAAGTCTGTGAGAAGTGGCATAGTAATAGCCTGAGCTCCTGTACCAGCAATAGGAATAGTAGTAGCTGTCTACTGCATCGCCATCGTTAGGATGGAGTTGTGGTGCATTAGGGACAAGTTCTTGGAGACCAGATCAAAATACTTGACATAATGAAAGAGGGGAAGACATTAACATTTACAACGTCTGCATCATCAGGAGACCTGTATTTCTCATGTACACATTGTTGTTTGCATAACAGACTACTATACATAGGGCAGGTCAAGTTCACGTCAATGTGTTTTGCTTTAGCCCCAAGTACATAGCACCTCAAGTACGGTCAAGCCAAGGCAAAAAGTGACCGACTGACATTGAATGAAGCTCCCAATTTGAGCAGGATTGGAATTCGTTTATATAAACTCGGATCAGAACAGAAGAAGGCTGTTTACAGTGCTAAAATGTACTTATCTGGCATTGCAGCGCAGTTATTTCATTTCCGCATCATCATCAGACAGAAACGTCATGTACTTACCTTCACATCGTATTTCTTTCTGGCAGCGCCAACCTTAATACCAAGATAACTCAACATGATCCAGCTATAAAAGTATGCAAATATGACATATCCGAAGCTTGATGGCAAGAGCTCTAGAATTTCCATTGTAAAATaattcagcaaaataacaactaACTTTAAATTCGAGAATAACCTCCGCCTGTATTCACGGCTTGTTTATTCTGCTGATAACAAGCAGGGGAGAGGTTATGTATGCTGTTCTCTCGCGATATTATTTTCTCGCGTTGTGTTTAGTACGATCCATGTTTTTCTACGATCTATTATGGTCCATACTGCTTGTACGGATTGCTTGCCAGTAAACAGTAAACTCGTCCAAAACAATGTCTACTTTTTAACAACTCCAGTGTATTGAAAATAAACTTAGTTTGTAAACCTCATAATGTGCACTCTATTTCGGAAAGACTTACGAATCACCCCACCGTCCTAACTGCTGTTGAAAGAGCATAGAATATGCGTAGTGCCTGTAGCAAACTGACCCTCAAGAACAAGCGGAATGTTTCCTAGGGGAAGGGGTTGCAGGGTGGAATTTTCAAGAGCGACACTCTATGACCTAGGCTGACTTCATCATTTTATGGCTAGTTTGGTCAAGTAGCAGATTAAACTCCACTCCATCACAGTTTATACACCAtttcaataataaaaaaataacccAAGATAGAtcacagcctgtcgtttccaatgggaacaaattaatcatagtgggcagaaccaaCTTCAACTGGCAAATACCTACCTTCAATGGTCACTGGCACGCTGGATAAGTGTGCAGTTCATAGATGAATGGCGATTTCAACTACAGGGCAGATGGCAGTGTTAACAGCgtgtcccatggtggcggtggggttatggcatgggcaggcataaactacagataacgaacacaattgcattttatcgatggcaatttgaatgcactgataccgtggcgacccgtcattcatttgggcggcaggtagcctaacgcttagagcgttgggccagtaaccgaaaggtcgctgtttTGAATACCCGAGCCGAAAATGTGAAATTCCTGTCAGGGTgtccttgagcaaagcacttagtCCTAATTTGCTACAGGGACCGACCCTGTAGGCAGGTcgtcattgtaactaagaatttgttcttaagacttatctagttaaataaaatgcaGGGATAAAAATGGTGGGGCTGTTGtaagccccacctgtttagcaaaAAACTAAAATGTGTTCCCTGTTTTGAAATCAAATCacatatctaccgtagctttgtcTGGagtgatcatgtcaacatcatactttcaaaatcttagctagacaagcagtcatcatgaatcaagtcgacaatctactggtaaATCCTTTTCaaaccttgtcatatgaagaacAATTCATGATAAAAATGTGTCGGTGCTCATCGGCAAGTTGGAAATcgtaaattcaacaatgagtggtttggaaggaataaGTGCCTACATGAAAGCAtcgcaaagcaatcactagcctgctattcagtggagtgggtgtgttgtGGTCCAAATCAGTTTTTACggttctcttttccaagcttaaaaggataaacattcacatgcaaccacattggccatgctgtcaatctagcatgacttctgccgcattcaaaacaaatggaaacttggaactgggaaatctcagacttcagagAGTTTCAAGACCacttttgaacggtcatccaactcggaattccaaatcTGGGACTCTTGacttctttctagagctccgacctgatgACCACTGACACCATGATTCAACCTTgagttcctagttgtcttgaaagcaccatgaatccagagaatgccagactttgatgacaaaatttgctcACAAGGACCaccgtgccaccttcctgttcaagtgagcccagcataacaaggtgagtccaaaaaatctattgtatgctgctgcataaattatgtaatatgccaggagatatgtatactgtagctaagaaagtaatactaagtgtatgttgtgtagtaagctggtagtagaggtcgaccgatttgtagtttttcaataccgatacttggaggaccaaaaaaaagcagaTATCGATTAGTCGACCaatttttatatatttgtaattgcgaagagctgctggcaaacgcaggtaagtgctgtttgaatgaatgcttgcgagtctgctgctgcctaccaccgctcagtcagactgctctatcaaatattaaatcatagacttaattatagtATACACACAGAAATGAGCCTTTagttcattaatatggtcaaatataaaacgtttattctttcagtgaaatacagaaccattccgtattttattGAATGGGTgacaaccctaagtctaaatattgttgttacattgcacaaccttcaatgttatgtcataattctgtaaaattctggcaaattagtttgcaacgagcaaggcggcccaaactgttgcatataccctgactctgcatgcaatgaactcaagagaaattacacaatttcCATAGtgaatattgcctgctaacatgaatttcgtTTAACTATatatgcaggttaaaaaaaatacacttctgtgtattgattttaagaaaggcattgatgtttatggttaggtacagtcgtgcaatgattgtgcttttgttaaatcatcacccgtttggcaaagtaggctgtgattctaTGATAAtcaacaggcaccgcattgattatatgcaacgcaggacaagctagttaacctagtaatatcatcaaccatgtgcagttaatcaatcttcacataatcactagttgcTTTTTtctaagtttaatgctagctcgaaacttaccttggctccttcctgcactcgcataacaggtggtcagcctgccacgcagtttccttgtggaatgcaatgtaatcagccatgatcggcatccaaaaatgcagattaccaatTGTTGTtaaaacttgaaaatcggccctaaGTAATCAGCCATGCCGATTAAAATCGGTCCACCTCTAGTTAGTAGCCCATATTCCGCATCCAAatcatttggtccctttccccctcataacttaacacactgttctgacttggtggtgcacatgtagcctatagcctgttttagagaaaaaTGTAATCATCCAATATTGTAAAAGGTTgtttgcttatatgccccctttatttgtCCTagagttctgacttggtgtactgggagaatactgtaagaacggcccatgttctgaattctgtcactgtacatttcaaaagtgatgaaccaataaatcaaatatatttataaagccctttttacatcagccaatgtcaaagtgctctacagaaacccaactcaaatgttcatagatgaccagcagtgtcaaataataataagcacAGTTGTTGTAGagtgtgcaacaggtcagcacctcaggagtaaatgtcagttggcttttcatagccgagcattcagagttcgAGACAGCAGGTACATTAGAGAGAGAGCATTGAAAACAGTGGggctgggacaaggtagcacgtccggtgaacagatcagggttccatagctgcaggcagaacagttgaaactggagcagcagcatgaccaggtggactggagacagcaaggagtcatcaggccaggtagtcctgaggcatggtcctagggctcagggcctctgggaggagggagagagagaattagagggagcatacttaaattcatacaggacaccggataagactgaccccagccccccacacaaactattgcagcatagatactggaggctgagacagaaggggtcGGGACGATACCCTCGGGCAggaccaaccaggcaggatataaccccacccactttgccaaagcacagcccccacaccactagagggatacctgcaaaccaccaacttactaccctgagacaaggctgaggaGGTGCCatcccggacaggaagatcacgtcagtgacttaacccactcaagtgacgtcccctcctagggacagcatggaagagaaCTAGTAAGCCAAttactcagcccccgtaatagggtcagaggcagacaATCCCAGTGGAGAAGGGGgatccggccaggcagagacagcaatggcagttcgtcgctccagtgcctttccgttcaccttcgtacccctgggccagactacacttaatcataggacctactgtaGAGATTAGTTCAATAAAGACAAAGgacgagaccgagtctgcatctctcacatgggtaggcagaccactccataaaaattgagctctataggagaaagccctgcctcaagctgtttgcttagaaattctagggacaataaggagacctgtgtcttgtgaccgtagcgtatgtgtaggtatgtacggtagGTCTAAAATCAGAGAGATacataggagcaagcccatgtataatgctttgtaggttagcagtaaaacctagACATCAGTGTGGATAGGAGAGGATAGCACTGGAGCAATAtgataaaatgtttatttttttggttctagtcaagattctagcagccgtgtttgtccaggtagccagaaagtagagcattgcagtagtctaatctagaagttaCAAAAGCACGGATTAGCTTTTCTacatttttggacaaaaagtttctgatttttgcaatgttacgaaaagctatccttgaaatattcttcatatgttcttcaaaagagagatcagggtccagagtaacgccgaggtccttcgcTGTTTTATTTGAgaagactgtacaaccatcaagattgtcCGATCCAACAGAAGATCAATATTGTTTgagacctagaactagcatctctgttttgtcagaatgtaaaagtaaaacattttttgctGCCATCCACCTCcgtatgtctgaaacacaggcttccagagagggcaattttggggcttcaccatattGAATCGAAATGaacagctgtgtatcgtccgcaCAGCAGTGAAAGTTGTCATTCGGAAACAATGttatcaccaagaggtaaaatttatagtaaaaacaatagtggtcctaaaatggaaccttgaggaacactgaaacttACAATTgagttgtcagaggacaaaccatccagagacaaactgatattgtTCCGACATATCTAAATCATGCCAGAACAtttccatgtagaccaattagggtttccaatctctccaaatgaacgtggtgattgatggtgtcaaaagcagcactaaggtctaaggGCACGAGGAccgatgcagagccttggtctgacaccaTTTAAAGGTCATTGAACAAATAGTTATTGACTAcgtctgtcctagctcgctcattgtcttaatcaaaattacggattgcctcttattaCGCTCGTCGTCTATGCCATagtgccatagtttgtacatgtcAATTGtcagaaaccacatttgtttaagcaagtcagccatatcagctatgttttttttaaaggcagtaaattaagctgaatgaactgttttgctgccagacaagactCCACtgatggtgctgaaaagaaagctctgctattgggacagctttatgtaggccctaacagtttgtgggcaccgtttgtcactgttatagtgcaattaatgtatttaaataaaaacaattaacctttatttaactaggcaagtcagttaagaacaaattcttattttcaatgacggcctaggaacagtattgtttagtgttgtgtagtggctttgctggcatgcataaaaaaaataataataattaaaaaattggggagtttgccccaccaagatttacatgctaaaaatcgagatcctgaggcccattattgTGCcatcatcacctcatgtttcaacatgataatgcacagccccgtgtcgcaaggatctgtacacaattcctggaagctgaaaatgtcccagttcatccatggcctgtatactcaccagacatgtcacccactgagcatgtttgggatgctctgggccATCACCCGAGTTTCATAACGTTTGGGGCTCTGTCCTGAAGACCAGGGTCAGAGGAAAAAAGGCCTTTTCTAaaataatttcctgcaattctacgtcATTTTACATGACacaataatatatttttattccAAGCTAATGACAAGATaggagtaattatataatttggtaaatgtatttcaatttacagttgaagtcggaagtttacatacactttaggttggagtcattaaaactcgcttttcaaccactccacaaatttcttgttaacaaactatagttttggcaagttggttaggacatctacttcatgcatgacacaagtcatttttccaacaactgtttacagacagattatttcacttaatcacaattccagggggtcagaagtttacatacaaagtggactgtgcctttaaacagcttggaaaattccagaaaatgatgtcatggatttagaagcttctgattgactcaaatgatgtcaattagcctgttgGAGGTGTACCTTCAAGGCCTAcctgcaagtataaacaccatgggaccatgcagctgtcataccactcaggaaggagacgcattctgtctcctagagatgaacttttgtgcgaaaagtatttggtcacctacaaacaagcaagatttctggctctcacagacctgtaacttcttctttaagaggcccctctgtcctccactcgttacctgtattaatggcacccgtttgaacttgttatcagtataaaagacacctgtccacaacctcaaacagtcatactccaaactccattatggccaagaccaaagagctgtcaaaggacactagaaacaaaattgtagactgcaccaggctgggaagactgaatctgcaataggtaagcagcttggtttgaagaaatcaactgtgggagcaattaataggaaatggaagacatacaagaccactgataatctccctcgatctggggctccacgcaagacctcaccccgtggggtcaaaatgatcacaagagcggtgagcaaaaatcccagaaccacacagggggccctagtgaatgacctgcagagagctgggaccaaagtaacaaagcctaccatcagtaacacactacgccgccagggactcaaatcctgcagtgccagacgtgtccccctgcttaagccagtacatgtccaggcccgtctgaagtttgctagagagcatttggatgatccagaagaagattgggagaatgtcatatggtcagatgaaaccaaaatataactttttggtaaaaactaaactcattgtgtttggaggacaaagaatgctgggttgcatccaaagaacaccatacctactgtaaagcatgggggtggaaacatcatgctttggggctgtttttctgcaaagggaccaggacgactgatccgtgtaaaggaaagaatgaatggggccatgtatcgtgagattttgagtgaaaacctccttccatcagcaagggcattgaagatgaaacgtggctgggtctttcagcatgacaatgatcccaaacacactgcccaggcaacgaaggagtggcttcgtaagaagaatttcaaggtcctggagtggcctagatagtcttcagatctcaaccccatagaacatctttggagggagttgaaagtcagtgttgcccagcaacagccccaaaacatcactgctctagaggagatcagcatggaggaatgggccaaaataccagcaacagtatgaaaaccttgtgaagacttacagaaaacgtttgacctctgtcattgccaacaaagggtatataacagtatTGAgtagagaaacttttgttattgaccaaatacttattttccactataatttgcaaataaattaatttaaaaaaaatcctacaatgtgattttatttaaatttcttttctcattttgtctgtcatagttgaagtgtacctatgacgaaaatgacaggcctcgcatctttttaagtgggagaacttgcacaattggtggctga is a genomic window of Oncorhynchus tshawytscha isolate Ot180627B linkage group LG11, Otsh_v2.0, whole genome shotgun sequence containing:
- the mgst3b gene encoding microsomal glutathione S-transferase 3b, with product MEILELLPSSFGYVIFAYFYSWIMLSYLGIKVGAARKKYDVKYPTMYSDKEQVFNCIQRAHQNTLEVYPQWLVFQTIAALVYPTSAAVLGAIWVTSRFSYAWGYYTGDPAKRMKGAYGYIGYFGVIILSIAVALQLLGVL